The Apium graveolens cultivar Ventura unplaced genomic scaffold, ASM990537v1 ctg4743, whole genome shotgun sequence DNA segment TTGACACTTAGGTTTGCTTTATTCAGAAATTGTAAATTTAAAGCCCGAGTTCATTGTTGTATTGAATGCTGGAGGAGGAAATCCTTAATgtttaaataaagaaaaattaACTCCTGTCTTTAAATTTCTGGTATCAGTCCGTGTCTTACTAAAATGTGGTTGATGTTTCTGCAGGAACTAGTACTCAGGGATAATCAGCTTAAGAAACTCCCTGATGTCAGCATATTAAAAAGTCTCTTGGTATTTGATATTTCTTTCAATGAGATTTCTTCACTGAGTGGACTGTCAAAGTTCACTACTACTCTCAAAGAACTATATGTGTCCAAGAACGAAGTTCCTAAAATGGAGGAGATTGAACATTTTCATGACTTGCAACTTCTTGAACTTGGATCCAATAGATTACGGGTAGGATCGTGGTCCCTAGAACATAATAATTATACAACTGTAAAACTTCCTTTAGCACCCAATGGATGAAAATGTATGATCACTTTGGTCATCTGTGCGTGTGTCTCATCTTAGTGACTCAAAACGTGAAAAATTACTAGCTCTTGATGGGGTTCAGAATTTAAGTAATTGTGAAAGTAGAAAATGAGCGGTGTTGCACTACGCGTTATGTGCTTGCTAAGACATCAAGAATTTACTCTCCTATTTCAGGTTATGGAGAATTTGCAGAATCTAACACAATTGCAAGAGTTATGGCTGGGTAGGAACCGTATTAAAGCTATCAACTTATGTGGGCTTAAATGCATCAAGAAGCTAAGCCTACAGAGCAACAGATTGACTTCTATGTCAGGATTAAAGGTATTCTGTTGATCATTGTGGTTAGGGTAATATCTAAGTGTGTCGTGTCACCTGGATTCAGATATTTGGTGACTTATCTTTGTTTATTTCAGGAATGTGTTGCTTTAGAAGAACTGTACCTCAGCCACAACGGAATTTCACAAATGGAAGGGCTTTCAACCTTGCTAAATCTCCGGGTCCTTGATGTTTCATCTAATAAACTTACCTCAATCAGTGATATTGAGAACTTAACCCTGTATGAATATCTTTCCTACCCGACTATATAACTAATACAATAATCATTTTTGGTTTTTGGTTTTTGGTTCGTTGTATAGCATCATCCACCTGATCACTTGTAATTTTCTTTTCAGTCTGGAAGATTTGTGGCTGAACGACAACCAGATATCATCATTAGAAGGTATTGCAGGGGCCGTTGCTGGTTCTAGAGAGAAGCTCACAACCCTTTATCTTGAGCACAATCCATGTGTAAGTTTACCTTCGCCTGAAGGATTTAACTTCTAAACTATAGCATTTGCTTTCCCAAAAATTCTTCCTATATATTCTATCTTTATGTTTTCCTATCATGGGTTTATTTTGTAAGATTCATGTAAATATCATTATAATCCTTTTTTCGCTTAAGAATATATtgtttataatttataaattaccATTGCCTCAGTAGGTTTTAAATATTAGAATATGGAAGGCCAACTAAGGTCTGTAGAAAATAAAGTAGGCTACATTGTTTTCGTGCTTGCATCTCTCCATCCATCAGAACTATCTGATGCTCTTGTTGAGCACCGGTGGACTGACCCTAATATTATATTATGGTATTTATTCAATGTCTGAACGGTAAATTTTAGTTCATTTATAGTGGTATTGCATGGTCATTTACATGCTTTATTGTAAATTTCTGTAGATGATTGTTCTGTAATAATGACAGACCTATATGCCATTATTATATTTGAATGTCCACTCTATTTATTagtgttttttttttaattttaagtgTTTAACAAACAGAATGATCCAATACCTTCTAATTCTGTATGCAGGCAAACTCTCAAGACTATATCACCACGGTGAGGAAGATATTTCCGAACATTCAACAAATTGATTCATCAATGTTCGCCTAGGAATTTGATCCGCTTAACATTTTTTGTTTGTTTGGCAAATTGAGATCATTACGTGTATTTTGAGTCATGCTGGGTTCGTTCTGACTAAAGAGTGAAGTGTTAAGTTGTAAGAGAATATATATCTTTCCCATTCTTGCCCATAAGTTTTTTCCTTGTTCGTTCCATTGTTAACTTTAAATAAAAGTATAGTTGGTTTTACCGTAGTATATTGTAAAAGAAATATACTAATAGAAGTCCATATGTTAAATGATAAGAATGAGCAGATAACGGATCAAACAAGTCCAGAGATGTATATTTTGCCATGGTTTCAAATTCAGAAATGAATAACTTATTAGTCCTCCATAATTCATGAACGTGTTTTTGTTGCTAGGTACAAACTATTAGTAGGACATAACGTAGAATGGCTGGGGATTGTAGAACATCCTCCCACATCAGCCAACAAGAGAAATAACTATAAACTAGCCATAACTAACTAGTTCCAAGCAAATAATCAAAACCTGTTTTAAAAAGGGTACAAACTGGACCTTTATTTAATACAGATGAAAAATATGTATAGACTGATCGACCTTCTGAGCTAGCTCCAAAGGCAAAAGTGTCCTGGTCTACACGTTGTGCTCCAAAAACAGAGGGTGAGTTGGTCTTCGTGACCTAAACACATGGAATCAAGCTAACTCTTATGGAAGAAGCGAAATTTTCGTATGCAAAACCCAGGAAAGCAGGTCACTCCAGTTGGTGTGTTGATTAGCAATGTCAGGAGGATGGTTAGAAAAAAATTGTTATCTTGTTCGAGTTTTGCAAAAAAGTGAACAACCCTTCACTTGTGCTCAATATGTACTGATATCTAGTTTGTTTGCTTTTTTTGCTTCTATGCTTAGTTTACCAGTTTCATAGCGGTTAACCTATGGA contains these protein-coding regions:
- the LOC141702190 gene encoding protein phosphatase 1 regulatory inhibitor subunit PPP1R7 homolog, with the protein product MADDDDESSTILDLTSCQLRDLSSIELPPTLTELDLTCNRLKTLDPRIGDLVNLKKLSFRQNLLDDSGIEALTQWTRISDLQELVLRDNQLKKLPDVSILKSLLVFDISFNEISSLSGLSKFTTTLKELYVSKNEVPKMEEIEHFHDLQLLELGSNRLRVMENLQNLTQLQELWLGRNRIKAINLCGLKCIKKLSLQSNRLTSMSGLKECVALEELYLSHNGISQMEGLSTLLNLRVLDVSSNKLTSISDIENLTLLEDLWLNDNQISSLEGIAGAVAGSREKLTTLYLEHNPCANSQDYITTVRKIFPNIQQIDSSMFA